Proteins encoded together in one Planctomyces sp. SH-PL14 window:
- the rplL gene encoding 50S ribosomal protein L7/L12, with translation MSKEFDSATTELGDKLVGLTLLQAKALADYLEEVHGIKPAGGGAVMMAAAPAGPGAAPAAAEKTEFDVILAAVGEKKLEVIKVVRTITALGLKEAKDLVEGAPKPVKTGAPKEEAEKIKKELEAAGAKVELK, from the coding sequence ATGTCCAAGGAATTTGATTCGGCGACCACGGAACTCGGCGACAAGCTCGTCGGCCTCACCCTCCTCCAGGCCAAGGCCCTGGCGGACTACCTCGAAGAAGTTCACGGCATCAAGCCGGCTGGCGGCGGGGCCGTCATGATGGCTGCCGCTCCGGCTGGCCCGGGCGCTGCTCCGGCCGCTGCTGAGAAGACCGAGTTCGACGTCATTCTCGCCGCTGTCGGTGAGAAGAAGCTCGAAGTCATCAAGGTCGTCCGCACGATCACCGCTCTGGGCCTGAAGGAAGCCAAGGACCTCGTCGAAGGGGCTCCGAAGCCCGTCAAGACCGGCGCTCCGAAGGAAGAAGCCGAGAAGATCAAGAAA